Proteins found in one Planococcus citri chromosome 2, ihPlaCitr1.1, whole genome shotgun sequence genomic segment:
- the LOC135836934 gene encoding uncharacterized protein LOC135836934, producing the protein MPLFFSCFLVSCSAFQYRSRFLRYFIKYPTSKMTPHRLILLVVLNLCSAISFDLELSKLPPGSFNGNVVIFYFKQNVSIICNGKSEVEWIIDTTDQVTDQGLKLLEKWSPRTNTNATYHWRSASTFQE; encoded by the exons ATGCCCCTTTTCTTCAGTTGTTTTCTTGTATCGTGCAGTGCATTCCAATACAGAAGTAGATTTCTGCgttatttcataaaatatccTACTTCAAAAATGACGCCACATCGTCTGATCTTGCTCGTAGTATTGAATTTATGCTCAGCTATTTCTTTCG ATTTGGAACTTTCTAAACTACCTCCTGGAAGTTTTAATGGTAATGTTGTAATATTCTACTTCAAGCAAAATGTTTCCATAATTTGCAATGGTAAAAGTGAAGTTGAGTGGATAATAGACACTACCGACCAA GTGACCGACCAGGGACTGAAATTATTGGAGAAGTGGAGTCCACGTACAAATACGAACGCTACATATCACTGGAGAAGCGCTAGTACCTTTCAG gaaTGA